In Uranotaenia lowii strain MFRU-FL chromosome 2, ASM2978415v1, whole genome shotgun sequence, one genomic interval encodes:
- the LOC129743639 gene encoding nuclear receptor coactivator 6 isoform X2 yields MSKTKTIPAVKGAARPSGGLTQIVGEFDVPGFETKLRDLKDTQDGIQQMSAWCLQRRAHHKKIVTSWLNVLKQVKVEHRLTLFYLANDVIQYSKRKNYEFVDSWGTYLQKATTMVRDEKVKNKILRIFKIWEQREIYNDEFLADLNGLLSATTAAAAAKKNDSSVSASTKSISDRAGSSSPSLKATLGAQMPTGPTKLAEIKQATAVLDVEDFQTGSLVSSIKECVKNENDTDTTFKSLNKTPLIDVELVRSSIKGKERKKVEEVEREIEENFVHYQSYVHSLKTEIKSRKLLLTLLEQAETFYHSQRGEVKVVANAYRNFGNRLKNMKKKLDELTTTLPSPIPSPDINAPSPEPEDLDLQLPDDQGFFNVNGMMSGYMDGNLPFDISDFRRDSPTSSAVQSIQVIGSRKEETEGVDTFLKSFFRDAPESQHFPSIGAPQRNSSGSQAYVPSQSSSSSLDDYSNGTGVGVTAAANGPDYLAPLNSYGVSSMNVGSSEYGIPTLNNSRANNHHSRGYSGGPPAPVPPAGGGSQYGQPMLSDYSAGRAQPPGGSRGPPLLPPPGPPVNLDRSDEYNSTWDMSMSWDGPHDTTGFQSLDTPVSPPHYERKGANSNMIEYIDGSVVNEDGPLQDVDHRQLPGGMISLPSAFMKDKGRLMDVDHRNLISLTGSPGPLLAAMKSSDEQGLEDVDADEDDEDSEILLTGQKKSKSDSPMGGPSSYWITNSSGDVDLRHSNLSVVAPMPVPAPKTGSTTSSSSNSITVVPINSSTTEQSESKDLDMRIQSMQKTFDSHFGGETSESEKASDGETAKSLQSLQLPSSLLEIDDFLQNFERENFERENFDLSKPPTLLMSNQSEVSLSPPPSLPEANASTPMRSKPSAEEETLEKKPTDNNESVDMELSDEDGGILPELPDAALSAIAGGPAELIEEQDSTEPYEPFEGEEIDDEPIRTNLHSEVPEVMQRAISPLRPPLLPDPDFAPFLFPPQPPQHQQQQQQQSQQMSPMQQQQQKPWEMPPHQPPNNNFSGLTNLMDLAPFGEFPNVAPGMNNFNHQGTPTAIPPPMPPIWNGPQQQQQQQHHHQFGSPNRAPFGGGGMPQGGPPFNNNFRQQNNSWGPNRGGMGGGGPRHGSPGAPYFRGGRGGGRGNFRGGNNKFRGGGGGDNYHNNNRGAQWLDKFLASGGNVLDLINRCSD; encoded by the exons ATGTCCAAGACCAAGACAATTCCGGCGGTGAAGGGCGCAGCCAGACCCTCCGGAGGTTTAACCCAGATTGTGGGTGAGTTCGATGTGCCGGGTTTCGAGACGAAGCTTCGGGACCTGAAAGACACCCAGGATGGGATCCAGCAGATGTCGGCCTGGTGTTTGCAGCGAAGAGCGCACCACAAGAAGATCGTCACCAGTTGGTTGAATGTGCTGAAGCAAG TGAAAGTAGAACATCGGCTGACGCTGTTCTACCTGGCCAACGATGTGATCCAGTAcagcaagcgaaaaaactacGAATTCGTAGACAGTTGGGGGACGTACCTGCAGAAGGCCACCACCATGGTTCGCGATGAGAAAGTCAAAAACAAGATTCTTCGGATTTTCAAAATCTGGGAACAGCGTGAAATCTACAACGACGAATTCTTGGCTGACTTGAATGGTTTACTGAGCGCCACGACAGCTGCTGCGGCTGCCAAGAAGAACGATTCCTCCGTTTCAGCTTCCACCAAAAGCATTAGTGATCGGGCTGGTTCAAGCTCACCCTCGTTGAAGGCGACATTGGGAGCCCAGATGCCCACCGGTCCAACAAAGTTGGCGGAAATCAAACAGGCCACTGCTGTGCTGGACGTGGAAGACTTCCAGACTGGGTCACTCGTCAGCAGCATCAAGGAATGTGTGAAAAACGAGAACGATACCGATACCACGTTTAAGAGTTTGAATAAAACTCCGTTGATTGACGTGGAGCTTGTTAGGAGTTCCATCAAGGGAAAAG AACGGAAAAAAGTCGAAGAGGTTGAACGGGAAATTGAGGAAAATTTTGTCCACTACCAAAGCTACGTGCATAGTCTGAAAACGGAGATCAAATCTCGTAAACTGCTGCTAACGCTACTGGAACAAGCTGAAACGTTCTACCACAGTCAACGGGGGGAGGTTAAAGTCGTGGCCAAT GCTTATCGAAATTTCGGTAACAGATTAaaaaacatgaagaaaaaaCTGGATGAACTGACGACAACATTGCCCAGTCCGATTCCATCGCCTGATATCAATGCACCTTCGCCCGAGCCTGAAGACTTAGATCTGCAGCTACCGGATGATCAGGGATTCTTCAATGTTAACGGAATGATGTCTGGTTATATGGATGGCAATCTACCTTTCGATATAAGCGATTTCCGAAGGGACTCTCCGACGTCCAGTGCTG TGCAATCGATACAAGTGATAGGCTCCCGGAAGGAGGAAACCGAAGGTGTTGATACGTTcctgaaatcattttttcgcGATGCTCCCGAAAGCCAGCATTTTCCATCAATCGGGGCCCCACAGCGAAACAGCAGTGGCTCTCAGGCTTACGTTCCATCGCAAAGTAGCAGTTCATCGCTTGATGATTACAGCAATGGTACCGGTGTAGGTGTGACGGCTGCTGCCAATGGCCCAGATTACTTGGCTCCGCTGAATAGCTACGGAGTTTCGTCGATGAATGTGGGATCCTCCGAATATGGGATTCCAACCCTGAACAACAGTCGAGCTAATAATCATCATTCGAGGGGCTACAGCGGAGGTCCCCCGGCACCGGTTCCACCTGCAGGAGGAGGTTCCCAGTACGGTCAACCAATGCTCTCGGACTATTCGGCGGGGCGAGCTCAACCACCGGGTGGCAGCCGAGGTCCACCACTGTTGCCTCCGCCTGGTCCTCCGGTCAACCTCGATAGATCTGATGAGTACAATTCCACGTGGGATATGTCGATGTCCTGGGATGGACCGCAT GACACCACCGGTTTTCAAAGTCTCGACACACCGGTTTCTCCTCCTCACTACGAACGGAAAGGCGCCAATTCGAACATGATCGAGTACATCGATGGTAGCGTCGTAAACGAAGATGGTCCTTTGCAGGACGTGGACCACAGGCAACTGCCGGGGGGAATGATTTCGTTGCCGTCGGCCTTCATGAAGGACAAAGGTCGGCTAATGGATGTGGATCATCGAAATCTGATTTCCCTCACTGGTTCTCCTGGTCCTCTGCTGGCAGCAATGAAATCCTCCGATGAACAGGGTTTGGAAGATGTGGACGCCGATGAAGATGATGAGGATTCCGAGATTCTGCTGACCGGTCAGAAGAAAAGCAAAAGTGATAGTCCTATGGGAGGTCCGAGCTCATATTGGATTACCAACAGCAGTGGAGATGTAGATCTGAGGCATTCCAATCTCAGTGTGGTCGCTCCAATGCCTGTTCCTGCCCCGAAAACTGGTTCCACGACCAGTAGCAGCAGCAATAGCATAACGGTTGTTCCCATCAACAGCTCAACAACGGAACAATCGGAATCCAAAGATCTTGATATGCGAATTCAGTCAATGCAAAAAACATTCGACTCACACTTCGGAGGAGAGACGAGTGAGTCTGAAAAAGCCAGCGATGGAGAAACAGCCAAAAGCCTACAGTCATTGCAGCTTCCCTCATCGTTGCTGGAAATTGATGATTTTCTG caaaattttgaacgagAGAATTTCGAGAGGGAAAACTTCGACCTTAGCAAACCGCCTACGCTCTTAATGAGCAACCAATCGGAGGTGTCGCTTTCCCCTCCACCGTCTTTGCCAGAAGCCAATGCATCCACACCGATGCGGTCGAAACCGTCGGCGGAAGAAG aaacTCTAGAAAAGAAACCAACCGACAACAATGAAAGTGTAGATATGGAGTTGTCCGACGAAGACGGTGGTATCCTCCCCGAGCTGCCGGATGCTGCATTGTCCGCGATAG CGGGTGGCCCAGCAGAATTGATCGAAGAGCAAGATTCAACCGAGCCTTACGAACCATTCGAGGGGGAAGAAATCGACGATGAGCCAATTCGAACAAACCTGCATTCGGAAGTTCCAGAAGTGATGCAGCGAGCTATTTCACCTCTGCGGCCCCCTCTTCTTCCGGATCCGGATTTTGCTCCGTTCTTGTTTCCTCCGCAACCACCACAgcatcaacagcaacagcaacaacagtcACAACAAATGTCACCCatgcaacagcaacaacagaaACCTTGGGAAATGCCACCACATCAGCCGCCAAACAACAACTTTTCAGGTTTAACAAACCTGATGGATCTCGCCCCCTTTGGAGAGTTCCCAAATGTTGCCCCAGGGATGAACAATTTCAATCACCAAGGCACACCGACGGCAATCCCTCCGCCGATGCCACCCATCTGGAATGGgccacagcagcagcaacaacagcaacatcacCACCAGTTTGGGTCCCCGAATCGGGCGCCCTTCGGTGGCGGCGGAATGCCTCAAGGTGGTCCGCCATTTAATAACAACTTTCGACAACAGAACAACTCTTGGGGGCCAAATCGTGGTGGCATGGGCGGTGGTGGTCCACGGCATGGTTCGCCTGGAGCGCCATATTTCCGTGGAGGCCGCGGTGGAGGTCGCGGTAATTTCCGTGGCGGAAACAACAAATTTCGAGGAGGCGGCGGTGGTGACAACTATCACAATAACAATAGGGGAGCCCAATG GTTAGACAAGTTCTTAGCAAGTGGAGGAAACGTTCTTGACCTGATCAATAGATGTTCCGATTGA
- the LOC129743639 gene encoding uncharacterized protein LOC129743639 isoform X1 — MSKTKTIPAVKGAARPSGGLTQIVGEFDVPGFETKLRDLKDTQDGIQQMSAWCLQRRAHHKKIVTSWLNVLKQVKVEHRLTLFYLANDVIQYSKRKNYEFVDSWGTYLQKATTMVRDEKVKNKILRIFKIWEQREIYNDEFLADLNGLLSATTAAAAAKKNDSSVSASTKSISDRAGSSSPSLKATLGAQMPTGPTKLAEIKQATAVLDVEDFQTGSLVSSIKECVKNENDTDTTFKSLNKTPLIDVELVRSSIKGKERKKVEEVEREIEENFVHYQSYVHSLKTEIKSRKLLLTLLEQAETFYHSQRGEVKVVANAYRNFGNRLKNMKKKLDELTTTLPSPIPSPDINAPSPEPEDLDLQLPDDQGFFNVNGMMSGYMDGNLPFDISDFRRDSPTSSAVQSIQVIGSRKEETEGVDTFLKSFFRDAPESQHFPSIGAPQRNSSGSQAYVPSQSSSSSLDDYSNGTGVGVTAAANGPDYLAPLNSYGVSSMNVGSSEYGIPTLNNSRANNHHSRGYSGGPPAPVPPAGGGSQYGQPMLSDYSAGRAQPPGGSRGPPLLPPPGPPVNLDRSDEYNSTWDMSMSWDGPHDTTGFQSLDTPVSPPHYERKGANSNMIEYIDGSVVNEDGPLQDVDHRQLPGGMISLPSAFMKDKGRLMDVDHRNLISLTGSPGPLLAAMKSSDEQGLEDVDADEDDEDSEILLTGQKKSKSDSPMGGPSSYWITNSSGDVDLRHSNLSVVAPMPVPAPKTGSTTSSSSNSITVVPINSSTTEQSESKDLDMRIQSMQKTFDSHFGGETSESEKASDGETAKSLQSLQLPSSLLEIDDFLQNFERENFERENFDLSKPPTLLMSNQSEVSLSPPPSLPEANASTPMRSKPSAEEETLEKKPTDNNESVDMELSDEDGGILPELPDAALSAIGKPSASPSTTNSSLSSSTAAEMVVANTKKLHSLAPSNSPTMQGHQKIGVHTSCLDRQNTNDSLSAGGPAELIEEQDSTEPYEPFEGEEIDDEPIRTNLHSEVPEVMQRAISPLRPPLLPDPDFAPFLFPPQPPQHQQQQQQQSQQMSPMQQQQQKPWEMPPHQPPNNNFSGLTNLMDLAPFGEFPNVAPGMNNFNHQGTPTAIPPPMPPIWNGPQQQQQQQHHHQFGSPNRAPFGGGGMPQGGPPFNNNFRQQNNSWGPNRGGMGGGGPRHGSPGAPYFRGGRGGGRGNFRGGNNKFRGGGGGDNYHNNNRGAQWLDKFLASGGNVLDLINRCSD, encoded by the exons ATGTCCAAGACCAAGACAATTCCGGCGGTGAAGGGCGCAGCCAGACCCTCCGGAGGTTTAACCCAGATTGTGGGTGAGTTCGATGTGCCGGGTTTCGAGACGAAGCTTCGGGACCTGAAAGACACCCAGGATGGGATCCAGCAGATGTCGGCCTGGTGTTTGCAGCGAAGAGCGCACCACAAGAAGATCGTCACCAGTTGGTTGAATGTGCTGAAGCAAG TGAAAGTAGAACATCGGCTGACGCTGTTCTACCTGGCCAACGATGTGATCCAGTAcagcaagcgaaaaaactacGAATTCGTAGACAGTTGGGGGACGTACCTGCAGAAGGCCACCACCATGGTTCGCGATGAGAAAGTCAAAAACAAGATTCTTCGGATTTTCAAAATCTGGGAACAGCGTGAAATCTACAACGACGAATTCTTGGCTGACTTGAATGGTTTACTGAGCGCCACGACAGCTGCTGCGGCTGCCAAGAAGAACGATTCCTCCGTTTCAGCTTCCACCAAAAGCATTAGTGATCGGGCTGGTTCAAGCTCACCCTCGTTGAAGGCGACATTGGGAGCCCAGATGCCCACCGGTCCAACAAAGTTGGCGGAAATCAAACAGGCCACTGCTGTGCTGGACGTGGAAGACTTCCAGACTGGGTCACTCGTCAGCAGCATCAAGGAATGTGTGAAAAACGAGAACGATACCGATACCACGTTTAAGAGTTTGAATAAAACTCCGTTGATTGACGTGGAGCTTGTTAGGAGTTCCATCAAGGGAAAAG AACGGAAAAAAGTCGAAGAGGTTGAACGGGAAATTGAGGAAAATTTTGTCCACTACCAAAGCTACGTGCATAGTCTGAAAACGGAGATCAAATCTCGTAAACTGCTGCTAACGCTACTGGAACAAGCTGAAACGTTCTACCACAGTCAACGGGGGGAGGTTAAAGTCGTGGCCAAT GCTTATCGAAATTTCGGTAACAGATTAaaaaacatgaagaaaaaaCTGGATGAACTGACGACAACATTGCCCAGTCCGATTCCATCGCCTGATATCAATGCACCTTCGCCCGAGCCTGAAGACTTAGATCTGCAGCTACCGGATGATCAGGGATTCTTCAATGTTAACGGAATGATGTCTGGTTATATGGATGGCAATCTACCTTTCGATATAAGCGATTTCCGAAGGGACTCTCCGACGTCCAGTGCTG TGCAATCGATACAAGTGATAGGCTCCCGGAAGGAGGAAACCGAAGGTGTTGATACGTTcctgaaatcattttttcgcGATGCTCCCGAAAGCCAGCATTTTCCATCAATCGGGGCCCCACAGCGAAACAGCAGTGGCTCTCAGGCTTACGTTCCATCGCAAAGTAGCAGTTCATCGCTTGATGATTACAGCAATGGTACCGGTGTAGGTGTGACGGCTGCTGCCAATGGCCCAGATTACTTGGCTCCGCTGAATAGCTACGGAGTTTCGTCGATGAATGTGGGATCCTCCGAATATGGGATTCCAACCCTGAACAACAGTCGAGCTAATAATCATCATTCGAGGGGCTACAGCGGAGGTCCCCCGGCACCGGTTCCACCTGCAGGAGGAGGTTCCCAGTACGGTCAACCAATGCTCTCGGACTATTCGGCGGGGCGAGCTCAACCACCGGGTGGCAGCCGAGGTCCACCACTGTTGCCTCCGCCTGGTCCTCCGGTCAACCTCGATAGATCTGATGAGTACAATTCCACGTGGGATATGTCGATGTCCTGGGATGGACCGCAT GACACCACCGGTTTTCAAAGTCTCGACACACCGGTTTCTCCTCCTCACTACGAACGGAAAGGCGCCAATTCGAACATGATCGAGTACATCGATGGTAGCGTCGTAAACGAAGATGGTCCTTTGCAGGACGTGGACCACAGGCAACTGCCGGGGGGAATGATTTCGTTGCCGTCGGCCTTCATGAAGGACAAAGGTCGGCTAATGGATGTGGATCATCGAAATCTGATTTCCCTCACTGGTTCTCCTGGTCCTCTGCTGGCAGCAATGAAATCCTCCGATGAACAGGGTTTGGAAGATGTGGACGCCGATGAAGATGATGAGGATTCCGAGATTCTGCTGACCGGTCAGAAGAAAAGCAAAAGTGATAGTCCTATGGGAGGTCCGAGCTCATATTGGATTACCAACAGCAGTGGAGATGTAGATCTGAGGCATTCCAATCTCAGTGTGGTCGCTCCAATGCCTGTTCCTGCCCCGAAAACTGGTTCCACGACCAGTAGCAGCAGCAATAGCATAACGGTTGTTCCCATCAACAGCTCAACAACGGAACAATCGGAATCCAAAGATCTTGATATGCGAATTCAGTCAATGCAAAAAACATTCGACTCACACTTCGGAGGAGAGACGAGTGAGTCTGAAAAAGCCAGCGATGGAGAAACAGCCAAAAGCCTACAGTCATTGCAGCTTCCCTCATCGTTGCTGGAAATTGATGATTTTCTG caaaattttgaacgagAGAATTTCGAGAGGGAAAACTTCGACCTTAGCAAACCGCCTACGCTCTTAATGAGCAACCAATCGGAGGTGTCGCTTTCCCCTCCACCGTCTTTGCCAGAAGCCAATGCATCCACACCGATGCGGTCGAAACCGTCGGCGGAAGAAG aaacTCTAGAAAAGAAACCAACCGACAACAATGAAAGTGTAGATATGGAGTTGTCCGACGAAGACGGTGGTATCCTCCCCGAGCTGCCGGATGCTGCATTGTCCGCGATAGGTAAGCCAAGTGCGTCTCCGTCTACTACTAATAGCTCGTTGTCCTCGTCGACGGCAGCGGAAATGGTGGTGGCAAATACTAAAAAACTTCATTCATTAGCACCTAGCAACAGCCCTACTATGCAAGGGCACCAAAAAATTGGTGTCCACACTAGTTGTTTAGATCGTCAGAATACGAATGATTCTCTTTCAGCGGGTGGCCCAGCAGAATTGATCGAAGAGCAAGATTCAACCGAGCCTTACGAACCATTCGAGGGGGAAGAAATCGACGATGAGCCAATTCGAACAAACCTGCATTCGGAAGTTCCAGAAGTGATGCAGCGAGCTATTTCACCTCTGCGGCCCCCTCTTCTTCCGGATCCGGATTTTGCTCCGTTCTTGTTTCCTCCGCAACCACCACAgcatcaacagcaacagcaacaacagtcACAACAAATGTCACCCatgcaacagcaacaacagaaACCTTGGGAAATGCCACCACATCAGCCGCCAAACAACAACTTTTCAGGTTTAACAAACCTGATGGATCTCGCCCCCTTTGGAGAGTTCCCAAATGTTGCCCCAGGGATGAACAATTTCAATCACCAAGGCACACCGACGGCAATCCCTCCGCCGATGCCACCCATCTGGAATGGgccacagcagcagcaacaacagcaacatcacCACCAGTTTGGGTCCCCGAATCGGGCGCCCTTCGGTGGCGGCGGAATGCCTCAAGGTGGTCCGCCATTTAATAACAACTTTCGACAACAGAACAACTCTTGGGGGCCAAATCGTGGTGGCATGGGCGGTGGTGGTCCACGGCATGGTTCGCCTGGAGCGCCATATTTCCGTGGAGGCCGCGGTGGAGGTCGCGGTAATTTCCGTGGCGGAAACAACAAATTTCGAGGAGGCGGCGGTGGTGACAACTATCACAATAACAATAGGGGAGCCCAATG GTTAGACAAGTTCTTAGCAAGTGGAGGAAACGTTCTTGACCTGATCAATAGATGTTCCGATTGA